In the Wyeomyia smithii strain HCP4-BCI-WySm-NY-G18 chromosome 2, ASM2978416v1, whole genome shotgun sequence genome, one interval contains:
- the LOC129725771 gene encoding uncharacterized protein LOC129725771, with protein sequence MPDKKMKGGHMAIIENWYHQIPAFTDVFTEESFYMFVVCFVLSTIAVVFVLSRFITLKPVD encoded by the coding sequence ATGCCGGACAAAAAAATGAAGGGTGGTCACATGGCCATTATTGAGAACTGGTACCATCAGATTCCCGCCTTCACCGATGTCTTCACAGAGGAGAGCTTCTACATGTTTGTGGTTTGCTTCGTGCTGAGCACTATCGCCGTTGTATTTGTACTTTCACGGTTTATCACACTGAAGCCGGTTGATTGA
- the LOC129725770 gene encoding uncharacterized protein LOC129725770, translating to MSIKLSGTFTRSRGVLSGIAKELRQINLKAVQRITITFDPFHERAIPTREVLHHLSAPKIVQTNPSCVLKAEVVCDRRPPSLVFQLIPSVQAEAKLKKIEINSENLSTLEVLQLCNKHVTSLAPKETVTSTIKTKSEKKVGGAGKRR from the exons ATGTCGATCAAACTGAGTGGTACTTTTACCCGCTCCAGAGGAGTCTTATCCGGCATCGCCAAAGAGCTGAGACAGATAAATCTGAAAGCGGTGCAGCGAATTACGATAACCTTCGATCCTTTCCATGAACGGGCCATTCCCACTAG aGAAGTTCTCCATCACCTGTCGGCGCCAAAGATTGTACAAACGAACCCATCCTGTGTACTAAAGGCGGAAGTGGTTTGCGACCGCAGACCTCCATCGCTAGTGTTCCAGTTAATCCCTTCCGTACAAGCCGAGGCAAAGCTAAAGAAAATCGAAATCAACAGCGAGAACCTCTCGACGCTGGAAGTGCTACAGCTGTGCAATAAACACGTAACCAGTCTGGCCCCGAAGGAAACCGTTACCAGCACTATCAAAACCAAGTCGGAGAAAAAGGTCGGTGGAGCCGGAAAGCGACGGTAA